The Clostridioides sp. ES-S-0010-02 genome window below encodes:
- a CDS encoding sigma-70 family RNA polymerase sigma factor, whose amino-acid sequence MFKSLKRRKVERYIIDNKDSFYRIAYSYTKNEEDALDVVQEAMYKALYSVENLKEVNYIKTWFYKILVRTSIDFIRKNRKYNNMTDITLIDETGECDKYTDLDLKKALEELPIEYKSIIILRFFEDLKIEEVAIILDENVNTVKTRLYTALKKLKLKIEE is encoded by the coding sequence ATGTTTAAGAGTTTAAAGAGAAGGAAAGTTGAGAGATACATTATCGATAATAAAGACTCTTTTTATAGAATTGCATATAGTTATACAAAAAATGAAGAGGACGCATTAGATGTGGTTCAAGAAGCCATGTATAAGGCTCTATATTCAGTAGAAAACCTTAAAGAAGTAAATTATATAAAAACATGGTTTTATAAAATTCTAGTTAGAACGAGTATAGATTTTATTAGAAAAAACCGCAAATATAATAATATGACAGATATCACTCTTATAGATGAGACAGGAGAATGTGATAAGTATACTGATTTAGACTTAAAAAAAGCATTAGAAGAATTACCTATTGAATATAAATCTATTATAATATTGAGATTTTTTGAGGATTTAAAGATTGAAGAAGTAGCAATAATATTGGATGAAAATGTGAATACTGTTAAAACTAGGTTATACACTGCTTTAAAAAAATTAAAATTAAAAATTGAAGAGTAG
- a CDS encoding DUF1836 domain-containing protein, with translation MMNNELNTIILETLNNTDITSNDIPSIDLYMDQIISLIDSKLSANKRFEDDKILTKTMINNYSKEGLIKPIKGKKYTKEQILQMIIIYSMKNTLTIQEIKRILNGVYEKDDFNGEDLVACYEKFISIKERQRNNMPNFIESNFENISINPENKGDLLIALLSLTSMADQLKSISEKIVDTFFQDTPKK, from the coding sequence ATGATGAACAATGAATTAAATACCATAATACTGGAAACGCTAAATAATACAGATATAACTTCAAATGATATTCCATCTATTGACCTATATATGGATCAGATTATTTCTCTAATTGACAGTAAACTTTCTGCCAATAAAAGATTTGAGGATGATAAAATTCTCACTAAAACAATGATAAATAATTATAGTAAAGAAGGATTAATCAAACCAATTAAGGGAAAAAAATATACCAAAGAACAAATCTTACAAATGATAATCATTTATTCTATGAAAAATACACTTACAATACAAGAGATTAAAAGAATCTTAAATGGTGTATACGAAAAAGATGATTTCAACGGAGAAGATTTAGTGGCATGTTATGAAAAGTTTATATCAATAAAAGAAAGGCAAAGAAATAATATGCCAAACTTTATAGAGTCTAATTTTGAAAATATCAGTATTAATCCAGAAAATAAAGGTGATTTATTGATAGCCTTACTAAGCCTAACTTCAATGGCTGACCAATTAAAAAGTATTTCAGAAAAAATAGTAGATACTTTTTTCCAAGATACTCCCAAAAAATAA
- the hisC gene encoding histidinol-phosphate transaminase, producing MREKESIRELKGYEPNHVNCKVKLDANEGNKKLFKYLVKELGDSDIDLNLYPEDSYSDLKESIINYIDISGVSKKNLLVGNGSSEIIDLIIHTFVDKDETILSFSPSFSMYSIYSQINGSKFIGVESDENLVINIDDVIETVKENNPKIVIVCNPNNPTGAILKREDIIKLLNSTNSLVVLDEAYMDFGEESMLENVFEYENLIVLRTLSKAFGLAGIRTGYMLSNSSLINSVEKVRPPYNLNSLSDFIATRALKNKEVVKSYIDEVKKERAKLYKEIIDMGIKAYESQANFILFYSEIENLSQKLIDRGVLIRKFSGKLENYYRVTIGDKEENIMFANAIKDIFQKEN from the coding sequence TTGAGAGAAAAAGAAAGTATAAGAGAACTAAAGGGATACGAACCAAATCATGTAAATTGTAAGGTAAAGCTTGATGCAAATGAAGGAAATAAAAAGTTGTTCAAGTATCTTGTTAAAGAGCTTGGAGATAGCGATATAGATTTAAATTTATATCCTGAAGACTCTTATAGCGATTTAAAAGAGTCTATAATAAATTACATAGATATTTCTGGAGTAAGTAAGAAAAACCTTTTAGTAGGAAATGGTTCAAGTGAAATAATTGATTTGATAATACATACTTTTGTAGATAAAGATGAAACAATATTAAGTTTTTCTCCAAGTTTTAGCATGTACTCTATATACAGTCAGATAAATGGTTCAAAGTTTATAGGTGTTGAGAGTGATGAAAATTTAGTTATAAATATAGATGATGTAATTGAAACAGTAAAAGAAAATAATCCAAAGATAGTAATTGTTTGTAATCCTAATAATCCAACAGGGGCAATACTTAAAAGAGAAGACATAATAAAACTTTTAAACTCAACTAACAGTTTAGTAGTTTTAGATGAAGCATATATGGATTTTGGGGAAGAAAGCATGTTAGAGAATGTTTTTGAGTATGAAAACTTAATCGTTCTTAGAACTCTATCAAAGGCATTTGGATTAGCTGGGATAAGAACTGGATATATGCTATCTAATAGTAGTTTGATAAACTCTGTTGAGAAGGTAAGACCTCCATATAACTTAAATTCATTGTCCGATTTCATTGCTACAAGAGCATTGAAAAATAAAGAAGTAGTTAAGTCCTATATAGATGAAGTAAAAAAAGAAAGAGCAAAATTGTATAAAGAAATAATTGATATGGGTATCAAAGCGTATGAGTCACAAGCAAACTTTATATTATTTTACTCTGAGATAGAAAATTTATCACAAAAGCTGATTGATAGAGGAGTACTAATAAGAAAGTTTAGTGGAAAACTAGAAAATTATTATAGAGTTACAATTGGTGATAAAGAAGAAAATATTATGTTTGCAAATGCTATAAAAGATATTTTTCAAAAGGAGAATTAG
- a CDS encoding peptidylprolyl isomerase codes for MVGVLSLMMVGCNKSLAKVNDVEITKAQYEKTKAVLSATNSYINGQSLDEMEKSLDKKGRNKLENVIISFMVDNELLYQEAKDKGLTPSKGEIDSKYQELENEMNLNTSYKEKMDKAGVDKEYLKQEISRDLAIDKSKKAFENKINISDAEMESYYVNHKKDFNVEEVSASQILISTLDKNKKEVSKDKKEALKKEAESILTKIKNGESFEALAKKYSDDKATGKNGGQLGYFSKNDKNAEFTKKVFKLKKNEVSGVFETSYGYHIVKVTDKRERQKSLNECQSLVRESILNEKYIEHIKKLNESAKVER; via the coding sequence ATGGTCGGAGTACTATCTTTAATGATGGTTGGTTGTAATAAAAGTTTAGCTAAAGTGAATGATGTAGAAATCACAAAGGCGCAATATGAAAAAACAAAGGCAGTATTATCTGCTACTAACAGTTATATAAATGGTCAATCTTTAGATGAAATGGAAAAAAGTTTAGATAAAAAAGGTAGAAATAAATTAGAAAATGTTATAATATCGTTTATGGTGGATAATGAACTTTTATATCAAGAGGCTAAGGATAAAGGATTAACTCCAAGTAAAGGTGAGATAGACTCAAAATATCAAGAACTAGAAAATGAAATGAATTTGAATACAAGCTATAAAGAAAAAATGGACAAAGCAGGTGTAGATAAGGAATATTTAAAGCAAGAAATATCTAGAGATTTAGCCATAGACAAAAGTAAAAAAGCCTTTGAAAATAAAATAAATATAAGTGATGCTGAGATGGAATCTTATTATGTAAATCATAAAAAAGATTTTAACGTAGAAGAAGTAAGTGCTTCTCAAATATTGATATCAACTTTAGACAAAAATAAAAAAGAAGTAAGTAAGGATAAAAAAGAAGCTTTAAAAAAAGAGGCAGAGAGTATATTGACTAAAATCAAAAATGGAGAAAGTTTTGAAGCATTGGCTAAAAAATATTCAGATGACAAAGCGACTGGAAAAAATGGAGGTCAGCTAGGATATTTTTCAAAGAATGATAAAAATGCTGAATTTACAAAAAAAGTATTCAAATTAAAGAAAAATGAGGTTTCAGGTGTTTTTGAAACTAGTTATGGATATCATATAGTCAAAGTTACTGATAAAAGAGAAAGACAAAAAAGTCTTAATGAGTGTCAGAGTTTAGTAAGAGAATCTATTTTAAACGAAAAATATATTGAGCACATAAAAAAATTGAATGAAAGTGCAAAAGTAGAGAGATAG
- the hisH gene encoding imidazole glycerol phosphate synthase subunit HisH has translation MNIIVDYGLGNIDSVSRGFKKAGIETKISNNLNEIKEANSLILPGVGAFRDSINALNKLDLVPIIKEHVSKGKFLIGICLGMQLLYEKSYEYGEYEGLGLIEGSIDKLDISLKVPHMGWNNLKFNKKNDDILKYIKEDDYVYFVHSYYANSSNEELVAFSEYEKKIPAIVRKDNVYGIQFHPEKSGEVGLNILRAYGEMIK, from the coding sequence ATGAATATAATAGTAGATTATGGTCTAGGAAATATAGATTCTGTATCTAGAGGTTTTAAGAAGGCTGGAATAGAAACTAAAATTTCTAACAATTTAAATGAAATAAAGGAGGCAAATTCACTAATACTTCCAGGTGTTGGAGCTTTTAGAGATTCTATAAATGCTTTAAATAAGCTAGATTTGGTGCCAATAATAAAAGAACATGTGTCAAAGGGAAAGTTTTTAATAGGCATATGTTTAGGCATGCAATTACTTTATGAAAAAAGCTATGAATATGGAGAATATGAAGGGTTAGGTCTTATAGAAGGTAGCATTGATAAACTGGATATAAGTTTAAAAGTTCCACATATGGGATGGAATAATCTAAAATTTAATAAGAAAAATGATGATATTCTTAAATATATTAAAGAAGATGACTATGTATACTTTGTTCATTCATATTATGCAAATTCATCAAATGAAGAACTTGTTGCGTTTTCAGAGTATGAGAAGAAGATTCCAGCAATAGTTAGAAAAGATAATGTATATGGTATACAATTTCATCCAGAAAAAAGTGGAGAAGTAGGTTTAAATATATTAAGAGCATATGGGGAGATGATAAAATGA
- a CDS encoding bifunctional phosphoribosyl-AMP cyclohydrolase/phosphoribosyl-ATP diphosphatase HisIE, whose translation MNDKCNNVCSEKFEEFIKNVKFDDKGLVPAVVQDVISKDVLMLAYMNEESIKKTLKDKIACYFSRSRQELWVKGETSGNIQKVVKISYDCDVDTILLLVEQTGVACHTGNYSCFYRDLFDDTDKIDFEVQKNTLKELYDLINERKNNPIEGSYTNYLFDKGLDKILKKVGEESSEVIIASKNEDKSELIYEISDLVYHTLVLMIEKGVEIDEIKKELIKRRK comes from the coding sequence ATGAATGATAAATGTAATAATGTATGCAGTGAAAAATTTGAAGAATTTATAAAAAATGTAAAATTTGATGATAAAGGATTAGTTCCTGCTGTTGTTCAGGATGTAATAAGTAAAGATGTATTGATGTTAGCATATATGAATGAGGAGTCTATAAAGAAAACTTTAAAAGACAAAATAGCTTGTTACTTTAGCAGAAGTAGACAAGAATTATGGGTTAAAGGTGAGACATCTGGAAATATTCAAAAAGTGGTCAAGATTTCTTATGATTGTGATGTAGATACAATATTACTTTTAGTTGAACAAACAGGTGTAGCTTGCCATACAGGTAATTACTCTTGTTTCTATAGAGATTTATTTGATGATACTGATAAAATTGACTTTGAAGTACAAAAAAATACATTAAAAGAATTATATGATTTAATAAATGAAAGAAAAAACAATCCTATTGAGGGGTCTTATACTAACTATCTATTTGACAAAGGTTTAGATAAAATTCTTAAAAAAGTTGGAGAAGAAAGCAGTGAAGTAATTATAGCCTCAAAAAATGAAGATAAAAGTGAACTTATTTATGAGATTAGTGATTTAGTATATCATACATTGGTTTTAATGATAGAAAAAGGTGTTGAAATTGATGAAATAAAAAAAGAATTAATTAAAAGAAGAAAATAG
- a CDS encoding ATP phosphoribosyltransferase regulatory subunit — protein sequence MKFLRIEDEVIYSKKRYKLKREIDRLFLDEEYFQIEPQLFEEYDEFTNINSKIPKESMVKVVNGRVMVLRADITTSIIKSLIPRWEEGLKLKLFYNSSIYKNKNTVGIKEIRQIGCEYLGESSVEADREVVKLALKILEKYNNNFILEVGSSKYINGLLEELKLNKNCENQIKNLLYTKNNHELKVYIEDLKIKNDVKELLSNILSFQGNLYNVIEKAQKFYCNDKMKQALEELKQINDLIEECNFLDKARFDLSMITMLDYYEGVMFRGYYPDSYKEILSGGRYDSLTKEYGKEIPAIGFTLSVDELMKYVYK from the coding sequence ATGAAATTTTTAAGAATTGAAGATGAGGTTATTTATTCTAAAAAAAGATACAAATTAAAAAGAGAAATAGACAGGCTTTTCTTAGATGAAGAATATTTTCAAATAGAACCACAATTATTTGAAGAATATGATGAATTTACAAATATAAATAGTAAAATCCCAAAAGAATCTATGGTAAAGGTTGTAAATGGAAGAGTAATGGTGTTAAGAGCTGATATAACTACAAGTATAATAAAAAGCCTCATACCAAGATGGGAAGAGGGTTTAAAACTTAAACTTTTTTATAATTCATCTATATATAAAAATAAGAATACAGTTGGAATAAAAGAGATAAGACAGATAGGTTGTGAGTATTTAGGAGAATCTTCTGTAGAAGCAGATAGAGAAGTGGTAAAATTGGCCCTTAAGATACTTGAAAAGTACAACAATAATTTCATTTTGGAAGTTGGGAGTAGTAAATATATTAATGGATTATTAGAGGAATTAAAATTGAATAAGAATTGTGAAAATCAAATTAAAAACTTATTATATACCAAAAATAACCATGAATTAAAAGTATATATTGAAGATTTAAAAATTAAAAATGATGTAAAAGAATTATTATCAAATATCTTAAGTTTTCAAGGTAATCTATATAATGTTATTGAAAAGGCGCAAAAATTCTATTGTAATGATAAGATGAAACAAGCACTTGAAGAGTTAAAACAAATAAACGATTTAATTGAGGAATGTAATTTTTTAGATAAAGCTAGATTTGATTTATCAATGATTACAATGCTTGACTATTATGAAGGAGTTATGTTTAGAGGATACTATCCAGACTCATATAAAGAAATTCTAAGCGGTGGAAGATATGATTCTCTAACTAAAGAGTATGGAAAAGAAATTCCAGCTATTGGATTTACATTAAGTGTTGATGAGCTAATGAAGTATGTATATAAGTAA
- the hisF gene encoding imidazole glycerol phosphate synthase subunit HisF has product MLTRRIIPCLDVRNGRVVKGKKFTDIVDVDSPEVLGKFYSDCGADELVFYDITASNEERKTSLEFVSKVAENINIPFCVGGGVNKLEDFTNILRKGADKVSINSSAVKNPELIREASLKFGAQCVVLSIDAKKNEAGSWSVYVKGGREKTDLDAIEWAVKGVELGAGEIVVNSMDEDGMKNGYDIELLSKITSLVNVPVIASGGAGKMEDFYEAVKESNVDGILAASVFHFGEIKIKDLKKYLKEMGVEVRL; this is encoded by the coding sequence ATGCTTACTAGAAGAATAATACCATGTTTAGATGTACGAAATGGAAGAGTTGTAAAAGGGAAAAAATTTACAGATATAGTGGATGTGGATAGTCCAGAAGTCCTTGGAAAATTTTATAGTGACTGTGGCGCAGATGAACTTGTATTTTATGATATAACTGCATCAAATGAAGAAAGAAAGACATCTTTGGAATTTGTATCTAAAGTTGCAGAAAATATAAATATTCCATTTTGTGTAGGTGGAGGAGTAAATAAATTAGAAGACTTTACTAATATTTTAAGAAAAGGTGCAGATAAAGTTTCTATAAATTCATCAGCAGTAAAAAATCCCGAATTAATAAGAGAAGCCTCACTAAAGTTTGGTGCACAATGTGTAGTTTTATCAATAGATGCAAAAAAAAATGAAGCGGGTTCATGGAGTGTATATGTAAAAGGCGGTAGAGAGAAAACAGATTTAGATGCAATTGAATGGGCAGTCAAAGGTGTTGAACTTGGAGCTGGAGAGATTGTTGTAAATAGTATGGATGAAGATGGAATGAAAAATGGATACGATATAGAGTTACTGTCAAAAATAACATCTTTAGTAAATGTACCTGTTATAGCATCTGGAGGGGCTGGGAAAATGGAAGATTTCTATGAAGCAGTCAAAGAATCTAATGTAGATGGAATCTTAGCAGCATCTGTTTTTCATTTTGGAGAGATAAAAATAAAGGATTTGAAAAAGTATTTAAAAGAAATGGGTGTAGAAGTAAGATTATAA
- a CDS encoding polysaccharide deacetylase — protein sequence MRNKKKKINRKRLYLLLSAIVVCLAFIIIGIRVSYMNMKEDEISRNAKLSSSTITDIISNTSAEVSKGPSKSSGKVAYITIDDGPSKFTDQMIKTLNKYNVKATFFMIDGNMKEYPQQVKNIIKNGNTAGFHSVSHDIHKLYVTSTSAKDEFDTNDQTLYSITGKHSKVIRIPYGSKPYTPQASYQALVDAGYKIWDWDLDTEDWKSNSAQIVQNVKAHIKNRKGEDKDQLVVLMHEKKQSAEALDSILKFLSDEGYEFAAVEQNQIPKNYWLRNLE from the coding sequence ATGAGAAATAAAAAGAAAAAAATAAATAGAAAGAGATTGTATTTGCTTTTAAGTGCTATAGTAGTCTGTTTAGCATTTATAATAATTGGCATACGAGTTAGTTATATGAACATGAAAGAAGATGAAATTAGTAGAAATGCTAAACTATCAAGTTCTACTATTACAGATATAATATCTAATACATCAGCAGAAGTTAGTAAAGGGCCTAGTAAAAGTTCTGGAAAAGTAGCATACATAACTATAGATGATGGTCCATCTAAATTTACTGACCAAATGATAAAAACTTTAAATAAGTATAATGTTAAAGCAACTTTTTTTATGATAGATGGAAATATGAAGGAATATCCACAGCAAGTTAAAAATATAATTAAAAATGGGAACACAGCAGGTTTTCATAGTGTATCTCATGATATTCATAAACTTTATGTTACTAGTACATCAGCAAAAGATGAATTTGATACGAATGATCAGACTCTTTATAGTATAACTGGTAAACATTCAAAAGTAATAAGAATTCCTTATGGAAGTAAACCATATACTCCACAAGCTTCATATCAAGCCTTAGTTGATGCAGGGTATAAAATTTGGGATTGGGATTTAGATACTGAAGACTGGAAATCTAATTCTGCACAAATTGTACAGAATGTAAAAGCTCATATTAAGAATAGAAAAGGTGAAGATAAGGATCAACTTGTAGTTTTAATGCATGAGAAAAAACAAAGTGCAGAAGCTTTAGATTCAATTTTAAAATTTTTATCAGATGAAGGCTATGAATTTGCAGCAGTAGAGCAAAATCAGATACCAAAAAATTATTGGTTACGTAATTTGGAATAG
- the hisA gene encoding 1-(5-phosphoribosyl)-5-[(5-phosphoribosylamino)methylideneamino]imidazole-4-carboxamide isomerase has translation MIIFPAIDIKDNKCVRLTQGDFDKVNVYYDNPLEVAYKWKNEGAEYIHIVDLNGARSEFGVNTKTIENIANNIKIPIQVGGGVRDKEKVQSLIKAGVTRVILGSIAIENMELVEELVNEYQEKIVISIDAKNGKVAVRGWEVVSNVDSLTLCKQLEKIGVKTIVYTDISKDGMLQGPNFDIYEKISKETSLNVIASGGVTSIEDIKKLKDMNLYGAIIGKALYDKKIDFKEAQQLCLLEE, from the coding sequence ATGATAATATTTCCAGCAATAGATATAAAGGATAACAAGTGTGTAAGATTAACTCAAGGTGATTTTGACAAAGTAAATGTATATTATGATAATCCATTAGAAGTAGCATATAAATGGAAAAATGAAGGTGCAGAATATATACATATAGTAGATTTAAATGGAGCTAGAAGTGAATTTGGTGTAAATACAAAAACAATTGAAAATATAGCAAACAATATAAAAATACCTATTCAAGTAGGTGGAGGGGTTAGAGATAAGGAGAAAGTTCAAAGTTTAATAAAAGCAGGTGTTACTAGAGTGATACTTGGGAGTATCGCAATTGAAAATATGGAGTTAGTTGAAGAGTTGGTTAATGAATATCAAGAAAAAATTGTTATTTCAATTGATGCTAAAAATGGAAAGGTAGCGGTTAGAGGTTGGGAAGTTGTAAGCAATGTAGATTCTCTGACTTTATGTAAACAACTTGAAAAAATAGGAGTAAAGACGATTGTTTATACAGACATATCAAAAGATGGTATGCTTCAAGGTCCAAACTTTGATATATATGAAAAAATATCAAAAGAGACATCTTTAAATGTTATTGCTTCTGGGGGAGTGACTTCTATTGAAGATATTAAAAAACTTAAAGATATGAACTTATATGGAGCAATAATAGGTAAAGCACTTTATGATAAGAAGATAGACTTTAAGGAGGCTCAACAACTATGCTTACTAGAAGAATAA
- a CDS encoding ATP phosphoribosyltransferase — MDYLTIALAKGRIEGESFKKFKKMGLGDSIDTDTRKLIFKDEKNKIIYIHVKPSDVVTYVEKGVADLGIAGKDTILENETDVYEIYDLGFGKCKFAVAGLKGDSIYRKDEYLKVATKYPNIAKKYFKEKGQKIEIIKLNGSVELAPIVGLSDVIVDIVETGNTLKANGLEILEDICDISARIISNRASYRFKYEQIQNIIRLFKEIDN; from the coding sequence TTGGATTATTTAACTATAGCACTAGCAAAAGGAAGAATAGAAGGGGAATCATTTAAAAAATTTAAAAAAATGGGCTTGGGAGACAGTATAGATACTGATACAAGAAAGTTAATTTTTAAAGATGAAAAAAATAAAATCATATATATACATGTAAAACCATCAGATGTGGTTACCTATGTTGAAAAAGGAGTTGCTGACCTTGGTATAGCAGGGAAAGATACTATTTTAGAAAATGAAACAGATGTATATGAAATATATGATTTAGGTTTTGGAAAGTGTAAATTTGCAGTAGCAGGATTAAAGGGAGATAGCATATATAGAAAAGATGAATATTTAAAAGTGGCAACAAAGTACCCAAATATAGCAAAAAAATACTTTAAAGAAAAAGGTCAAAAAATTGAAATAATAAAACTAAATGGTTCTGTTGAACTAGCTCCAATAGTAGGCTTATCAGATGTAATTGTTGATATAGTTGAGACAGGTAATACACTTAAAGCAAATGGACTTGAAATATTAGAAGATATATGCGATATAAGCGCTAGGATTATATCAAATAGAGCTAGTTATAGATTTAAGTATGAACAAATTCAAAATATAATTCGTTTGTTTAAGGAAATTGATAACTAA
- a CDS encoding MBL fold metallo-hydrolase: protein MKVISLIENISGSKNLKSEHGLSLFLEINDKRYILDTGKSGNFIENAKNLNVDLLNLDALVISHNHSDHIGGIDKFFEINKDIDVYIKSQAKLYEYFYHNENQQENYYIGNRKGLFEDFNKNFIWIDDFYKLSENLYIFSDKNNNKDFFCRDKNLLKFKDNMFIEDDFKHELFLVYVDGDYVSIISSCSHSGIVNIAHTVKKYFPDKSIKFIIGGFHMDNLSKQGGLNCSTEYIDDVIKELNTIGFQKIYTFHCTGLVAFDYMKKLLGDKIEYFKTGDFLEV from the coding sequence ATGAAGGTAATTTCTTTAATTGAAAATATTTCTGGCTCCAAAAACTTAAAATCTGAACATGGTTTATCTTTATTTTTAGAAATTAATGATAAAAGATATATATTAGATACAGGAAAAAGTGGAAATTTTATAGAAAATGCTAAAAATTTAAATGTTGATTTATTAAATTTAGATGCACTTGTAATATCTCATAATCATTCCGACCATATTGGTGGTATAGATAAATTTTTTGAAATTAATAAAGATATTGACGTTTATATAAAATCTCAAGCTAAATTATATGAATATTTCTACCATAACGAAAATCAGCAAGAAAACTACTATATAGGAAATAGAAAGGGCTTATTTGAAGATTTTAATAAAAACTTTATTTGGATAGATGATTTTTACAAACTTAGTGAAAATCTTTATATCTTCTCTGATAAAAACAATAATAAAGATTTCTTTTGTAGAGATAAAAATCTGTTAAAATTTAAGGACAATATGTTTATTGAAGATGATTTTAAACACGAATTATTCTTAGTATATGTGGATGGAGACTATGTATCAATAATAAGTAGTTGTAGTCATAGTGGAATTGTAAATATCGCTCATACTGTTAAAAAATACTTTCCAGATAAATCAATTAAGTTTATTATTGGAGGATTTCATATGGATAATTTATCAAAACAAGGTGGACTTAACTGTTCTACAGAATACATAGATGATGTCATAAAGGAACTTAACACAATTGGTTTTCAGAAAATATATACATTCCATTGTACAGGATTAGTTGCATTTGATTACATGAAAAAATTACTTGGAGACAAAATAGAGTATTTTAAGACAGGTGATTTTTTAGAGGTGTAA
- a CDS encoding hemolysin III family protein, with protein sequence MYQFFLKGRDPISSLTHFIGACLSLIATIILIFQSISLQQTSFLMIVSVSVFGLSLIALYSASSYYHFLKGTPEQELFFRKVDHAMIYVLIAGSYTPICLYFMQKEEGIIFTTAIWIVAFIGIVIKIFWMDAPRWLSTSLYLLMGWAIVFDINAFNSIPKDCLNLLIIEGVSYSIGAVIYIIKKPNISPEFGFHEIFHIFIMLGSLFHFLAVLLYVL encoded by the coding sequence ATGTATCAATTTTTTTTAAAGGGTAGAGACCCAATAAGTAGTTTAACTCATTTTATAGGGGCTTGTTTATCTCTTATAGCTACTATAATTTTAATTTTTCAATCTATATCTTTACAACAAACTTCTTTTTTGATGATAGTGTCTGTGTCTGTATTTGGATTATCATTAATTGCTCTTTATAGTGCAAGCTCATATTATCATTTTTTAAAAGGTACACCAGAACAAGAATTATTTTTCAGAAAAGTAGACCACGCAATGATTTATGTATTGATTGCTGGTTCATATACACCAATATGCTTATATTTTATGCAAAAAGAAGAGGGAATAATATTTACTACAGCAATATGGATAGTTGCATTTATTGGTATAGTAATAAAAATATTTTGGATGGATGCACCTAGATGGTTGTCTACAAGTCTATATTTACTTATGGGGTGGGCAATTGTCTTTGATATAAATGCATTTAATTCAATTCCTAAGGATTGTCTTAACTTATTAATAATAGAAGGTGTATCTTACTCTATAGGTGCAGTTATTTACATTATTAAGAAGCCAAACATAAGTCCTGAATTTGGATTTCATGAGATATTTCATATTTTTATTATGTTAGGTTCTTTATTCCACTTTTTAGCTGTTTTATTGTATGTTTTATAG
- the hisB gene encoding imidazoleglycerol-phosphate dehydratase HisB — protein sequence MRVWKIERNTLETQILVELNIDGTGKVEVDTGIGFLDHMLTLMAFHGKFDLKIICKGDIYVDDHHSVEDIGIAVGEAFKNALGDKKGIRRYSTIYIPMDESLSMVSIDISNRPYLVFNAKFDTQTIGSMSTQCFKEFFRAFVNESRVTLHINLLYGENDHHKIESIFKAFARALKEGSEVISNEIASSKGVL from the coding sequence ATGAGAGTTTGGAAGATAGAAAGAAATACACTTGAAACACAGATTTTAGTAGAACTAAACATTGATGGTACTGGAAAAGTTGAGGTAGATACTGGAATTGGATTTTTAGACCATATGCTTACTTTAATGGCGTTTCATGGTAAGTTTGATTTAAAGATTATTTGTAAAGGAGATATATATGTAGATGACCATCATAGTGTGGAGGACATAGGTATAGCTGTAGGAGAGGCATTTAAAAATGCTTTAGGGGATAAAAAAGGAATAAGAAGATATTCTACTATCTACATACCTATGGATGAATCTTTATCCATGGTGTCTATTGATATAAGCAACAGACCATATCTTGTATTTAATGCAAAGTTTGATACTCAAACGATTGGTAGTATGAGTACTCAATGTTTTAAAGAATTTTTTAGAGCTTTTGTAAATGAATCTAGAGTAACTTTACATATTAATCTTTTGTATGGAGAAAATGACCATCACAAAATAGAAAGTATTTTTAAAGCATTTGCAAGAGCATTGAAAGAAGGTAGCGAAGTAATTTCCAATGAAATAGCATCTTCAAAGGGGGTCTTATAA